The following are encoded together in the Bradyrhizobium algeriense genome:
- the odhB gene encoding 2-oxoglutarate dehydrogenase complex dihydrolipoyllysine-residue succinyltransferase, protein MTEIRVPTLGESVTEATIGRWFKKAGEAVAVDEPLVELETDKVTIEVPAPSAGVLGEIAAKDGETVAVGALLGQINDGAASAVKPAAPPAKPAAAPAAAPAAAPKAAASDAPLAPSVRKLSAESGIDAATVPGSGKDGRVTKGDMLAAIEKAASAPTPVNQPAASVQVRAPSPADDAAREERVKMTRLRQTIARRLKDVQNTAAMLTTFNEVDMTHIMAMRTQYKDVFEKKHGSKLGFMGFFTKAVVQALKDIPAVNAEIDGTDLIYKNYYHIGVAVGTDKGLVVPVVRDCDHKSISDIEKGIADFGRRARDGQLKIDEMQGGTFTITNGGIYGSLMSTPILNAPQSGILGMHKIQERPMVVGGKIEVRPMMYLALSYDHRVIDGKEAVTFLVRVKESLEDPARLVLDL, encoded by the coding sequence ATGACTGAAATTCGTGTTCCGACGCTCGGCGAGTCCGTGACGGAAGCCACCATCGGCCGCTGGTTCAAGAAAGCCGGCGAGGCCGTCGCGGTGGACGAGCCGCTGGTCGAGCTTGAGACCGACAAGGTCACCATCGAAGTGCCGGCGCCGTCTGCCGGTGTGCTCGGCGAGATCGCGGCCAAAGATGGCGAGACCGTCGCCGTCGGCGCGCTGCTTGGGCAGATCAATGACGGTGCGGCGAGTGCTGTGAAGCCGGCCGCCCCACCTGCCAAACCCGCAGCAGCTCCGGCTGCGGCGCCCGCCGCGGCTCCGAAGGCTGCGGCATCGGATGCGCCGCTGGCGCCGTCGGTTCGAAAGCTCTCCGCCGAAAGCGGCATCGATGCCGCGACCGTTCCCGGCTCCGGCAAGGACGGCCGCGTCACCAAGGGCGACATGCTGGCCGCGATCGAGAAGGCGGCGTCCGCGCCGACCCCGGTCAATCAGCCGGCCGCTTCCGTGCAGGTGCGCGCGCCGTCTCCGGCTGACGATGCCGCGCGCGAAGAGCGCGTGAAGATGACGCGGCTGCGCCAGACCATCGCGCGGCGGCTGAAGGACGTGCAGAACACGGCGGCGATGCTGACGACCTTCAACGAGGTCGACATGACCCACATCATGGCGATGCGCACACAATACAAGGACGTGTTCGAGAAGAAGCATGGTTCGAAGCTCGGCTTCATGGGCTTCTTCACCAAGGCCGTCGTGCAGGCGCTGAAGGATATCCCGGCCGTCAATGCCGAGATCGACGGCACTGATTTGATCTACAAGAACTACTACCACATCGGCGTCGCCGTCGGCACCGACAAGGGCCTGGTCGTGCCCGTAGTGCGCGACTGCGACCACAAGTCGATCTCCGACATCGAAAAGGGAATCGCCGATTTCGGCCGCCGCGCCCGCGATGGCCAGCTCAAGATCGACGAGATGCAGGGCGGCACCTTCACCATCACCAATGGCGGCATCTACGGTTCGCTGATGTCGACGCCGATCCTGAACGCGCCGCAGTCCGGCATCCTCGGCATGCACAAGATCCAGGAGCGGCCGATGGTGGTCGGCGGCAAGATCGAGGTCCGCCCGATGATGTATCTGGCGCTGTCTTACGATCACCGCGTGATCGACGGCAAGGAAGCGGTGACCTTCCTGGTCCGCGTCAAGGAAAGCCTGGAAGACCCCGCACGTCTGGTGCTGGATCTCTAA